The following proteins are co-located in the Pseudomonas sp. ATCC 13867 genome:
- a CDS encoding histidine phosphatase family protein: protein MNPTHAVRSIARSPYLALLLLIGIVLALCAWRSILPESLDNPDRSAFQHRWMQGQVILLIRHLERCDRSSAPCLGAADGITVRAAQLAKGLGQAISRYGLAATDIYSSPLTRTAQTADLMFDYSVTRQDWLFTCKDNDLLGHIRRHKTTHRNLVLVTHSECFDRLMENLDKPEGETPEYGETLVLFDNHSRSPWIAGEIEVPDWTELRRHPNAG, encoded by the coding sequence GTGAACCCCACACACGCCGTACGATCCATCGCCAGAAGCCCGTACCTGGCCCTCCTCCTGCTGATCGGCATCGTCCTGGCGCTGTGCGCCTGGCGTTCGATCCTCCCCGAATCACTGGACAACCCCGACCGTAGCGCCTTCCAGCACCGCTGGATGCAGGGCCAGGTGATCCTGCTGATTCGCCACCTGGAGCGTTGCGACCGTTCCAGCGCACCCTGCCTGGGTGCGGCCGACGGCATCACCGTCCGTGCCGCCCAGTTGGCCAAGGGCCTGGGCCAGGCCATCAGCCGCTACGGCCTCGCCGCCACGGACATCTACAGCAGCCCGCTGACCCGCACCGCGCAGACGGCGGACCTGATGTTCGACTACAGCGTGACGCGCCAGGACTGGCTCTTCACCTGCAAGGACAACGACCTGCTGGGCCATATCCGCCGGCACAAGACCACCCACCGCAACCTGGTGCTGGTGACCCACAGCGAGTGCTTCGACCGCCTGATGGAAAACCTCGACAAGCCCGAAGGCGAAACGCCCGAGTACGGCGAAACGCTGGTGCTGTTCGACAATCACAGTCGCTCGCCGTGGATCGCCGGCGAAATCGAAGTCCCGGACTGGACCGAGCTGCGGCGTCACCCCAACGCAGGCTGA
- a CDS encoding mechanosensitive ion channel domain-containing protein, with translation MPALLIQHPLFAAPTLLLLDLLLWRLAGTAHPHWRLALRVLCFLLFSLLLFNAGMNPLRAAPWADDLPSHMVATGVQILWWMFAARCLTVVLGFLLVQRVGHAGRLLQDVVGALIFLIASIAAAGYVLELPVKGLLATSGVVAIVLGLALQSTLSDVFSGIVLNTTKPYQLDDWISIDGIEGKVVEIDWRSTYLQTGQGSLAVVPNSLAAKAKLLNLSRPANLYGLSLSLTLSPRVRPRKVIDALERALGGCRMLLTSPASTVSVRKSAPEGVEYEMSGFVAAMSEKREARNQLYDLAFRHLQAAGIEPLSDADVPAREHASRARALLVRSGLFDALADAERDELAASMQRRPFKAGDVLLAVGDVSEQLLIIDTGVVSVTLPRDGQTLEAGRMGPGEVIGEAGVLTGSAWHAQFTALSDGAVYRLDKAVLAPCLEARQEIAEAMTRLLDFRQKASAALLVEQPVAVPQRGIMAWLKQYAGRRYKT, from the coding sequence ATGCCCGCCCTGCTCATCCAGCACCCCCTGTTCGCCGCCCCGACGCTGTTGCTGCTCGACCTGCTGCTCTGGCGCCTGGCCGGCACGGCTCATCCGCACTGGCGCCTGGCGCTGCGCGTGCTCTGTTTCCTGCTGTTCAGCCTGCTGCTGTTCAACGCCGGGATGAACCCGCTGCGCGCCGCGCCCTGGGCCGACGACCTGCCCAGCCACATGGTCGCCACCGGCGTGCAGATCCTCTGGTGGATGTTCGCCGCGCGCTGCCTGACCGTGGTGCTCGGCTTCCTCCTGGTGCAGCGCGTCGGCCACGCCGGGCGGCTGCTACAGGACGTGGTCGGCGCGCTGATCTTCCTCATCGCCAGCATCGCCGCCGCCGGCTACGTGCTGGAGCTGCCGGTGAAGGGCCTGCTGGCCACCTCCGGGGTGGTCGCCATCGTCCTTGGCCTGGCGCTGCAAAGCACCTTGAGCGACGTGTTCTCCGGCATCGTGCTCAACACCACCAAGCCGTACCAGCTGGACGACTGGATCTCCATCGATGGCATCGAAGGCAAGGTGGTGGAGATCGACTGGCGCTCCACCTACCTGCAAACCGGCCAGGGCAGCCTGGCGGTGGTGCCCAACTCCCTGGCGGCCAAGGCCAAGCTGCTCAACCTCAGCCGGCCGGCGAACCTCTATGGCTTGAGCCTGAGCCTCACCCTCAGCCCGCGGGTGCGTCCGCGCAAGGTCATCGACGCGCTGGAGCGCGCCCTGGGCGGCTGCCGCATGCTGCTGACCAGCCCGGCGTCGACGGTGAGCGTGCGCAAGTCCGCCCCCGAGGGCGTGGAGTACGAAATGAGCGGATTCGTCGCCGCCATGAGCGAGAAGCGCGAGGCGCGCAACCAGCTCTACGACCTGGCCTTCCGCCACCTGCAGGCCGCCGGCATCGAACCGCTCAGCGATGCCGACGTACCTGCCCGCGAACACGCCTCCCGCGCCCGCGCGCTGCTGGTGCGCTCCGGCCTGTTCGACGCCCTGGCCGACGCCGAACGCGACGAACTGGCGGCGTCCATGCAGCGCCGGCCCTTCAAGGCCGGCGACGTACTGCTGGCGGTCGGCGATGTCAGCGAGCAGTTGCTGATCATCGACACCGGGGTGGTCAGCGTCACCCTGCCTCGCGACGGACAGACCCTCGAAGCCGGCCGCATGGGCCCCGGCGAGGTGATCGGCGAAGCCGGCGTGCTGACCGGCTCCGCCTGGCACGCGCAGTTCACCGCCCTCAGCGACGGCGCGGTCTATCGCCTGGACAAGGCCGTGCTCGCCCCCTGCCTGGAAGCCCGCCAGGAGATCGCCGAAGCCATGACCCGGCTGCTCGACTTCCGCCAGAAGGCCAGCGCCGCGCTGCTGGTGGAGCAACCGGTGGCGGTGCCGCAGCGCGGAATCATGGCCTGGCTGAAGCAGTATGCCGGGCGCCGCTACAAGACCTGA
- a CDS encoding DUF1656 domain-containing protein yields MPVDIEVGGVYLPPLAQALLLALPIFLLLDWTLRRLGVLHRVWHEALFEGALYACICASLILLMGTLH; encoded by the coding sequence ATGCCCGTTGATATCGAAGTCGGCGGCGTCTACCTGCCGCCGCTGGCCCAGGCCCTGTTGCTGGCCCTGCCGATCTTCCTGCTGCTGGACTGGACGCTGCGCCGCCTGGGCGTGCTGCACCGGGTCTGGCACGAAGCACTCTTCGAAGGCGCGCTCTACGCCTGCATCTGCGCCAGCCTGATCCTGCTCATGGGGACACTGCACTGA
- a CDS encoding HlyD family efflux transporter periplasmic adaptor subunit: MFDIRKALAPLTTLAVVALALVLGSYAWVYYTRAPWTRDARVRAEVVSLSADVTGRIVDLRVQDNQHVNKGDLLLQIDPARYELAVQHAERAVEVARAALGQSRAAIVANQALLHQRRSEEIRRRELKARSAISNEEWEKASTDVAVAEAQLLREQANLDLAQANVSLAEAALRQARLDLERTRVLAPVNGYVTNLLTRAGDYATAGNALVAVVDSDSFHVSGYFEETKLPRIHEGDRVHVELMSGERFDGTVESIAFAITDRENLPGSRLLANINPTYTWVKLAQRIPVRIAIDPAYAGRDRLRAGTTATVSVEESKP; encoded by the coding sequence ATGTTTGACATTCGCAAGGCGCTTGCGCCACTGACCACTCTCGCCGTCGTGGCGCTCGCCCTGGTGCTGGGCAGCTACGCCTGGGTCTATTACACCCGCGCGCCCTGGACCCGCGACGCCCGCGTGCGGGCCGAGGTGGTGTCGCTGTCGGCGGACGTCACCGGGCGCATCGTCGACCTGCGCGTGCAGGACAACCAGCACGTGAACAAGGGCGACCTGCTGCTGCAGATCGACCCCGCCCGCTACGAGCTGGCGGTGCAGCACGCCGAGCGCGCGGTGGAAGTGGCGCGGGCGGCGCTGGGCCAGTCGCGGGCGGCCATCGTCGCCAACCAGGCGCTGCTGCACCAGCGGCGGAGCGAGGAAATCCGCCGGCGGGAGCTGAAGGCGCGCTCGGCGATCTCCAACGAGGAATGGGAAAAGGCCAGCACCGACGTGGCCGTGGCCGAGGCCCAGTTGCTGCGCGAACAGGCCAACCTGGACCTGGCGCAGGCCAACGTCAGCCTGGCCGAAGCGGCGCTGCGCCAGGCGCGCCTGGACCTTGAGCGCACCCGCGTACTGGCGCCGGTGAACGGCTACGTGACCAACCTGCTGACCCGCGCCGGCGACTACGCCACCGCCGGCAACGCGCTGGTCGCGGTGGTCGACAGCGACTCCTTCCACGTCAGCGGCTACTTCGAGGAAACCAAGCTGCCGCGCATCCACGAAGGCGACCGGGTCCATGTCGAACTGATGAGCGGAGAACGCTTCGACGGCACCGTGGAAAGCATCGCCTTCGCCATCACCGACCGCGAAAACCTGCCCGGCAGTCGCCTGCTGGCCAACATCAACCCGACCTACACCTGGGTCAAGCTGGCCCAGCGCATCCCCGTGCGCATCGCCATCGACCCCGCCTACGCCGGGCGCGACCGCCTGCGCGCCGGCACCACGGCCACGGTCAGCGTGGAGGAGTCCAAGCCTTAG
- a CDS encoding response regulator transcription factor, which translates to MERAVVYVVDDDRGMLDSTVWLLESVGLKALPFTSGREFLDACPADAHACVLLDVRMPGLGGLAVQEEMRQRGVELPVIFVSGHADVPIVIRAFKAGAVDFIEKPYNEQLLLDSVQQALSSRERQHASRSGLGELEERLAALTPRERDVFLPLVRGYTSREVAEQLEISVKTVDLYRARVMRRMQAGTLSDLVGMAIAAGLVDPLQLRPM; encoded by the coding sequence GTCTGGCTGCTGGAGTCGGTCGGCCTGAAGGCGCTGCCGTTCACCAGCGGCCGCGAGTTCCTCGACGCTTGCCCGGCCGACGCCCACGCCTGCGTACTGCTCGACGTGCGCATGCCCGGTCTGGGTGGCCTGGCGGTGCAGGAGGAGATGCGCCAGCGCGGTGTCGAGCTGCCGGTGATCTTCGTCAGCGGCCACGCCGACGTGCCCATCGTGATCCGCGCTTTCAAGGCCGGCGCGGTGGATTTCATCGAGAAGCCCTACAACGAGCAACTGTTGCTCGACAGCGTGCAACAGGCGCTCAGCTCCCGCGAACGCCAGCATGCCTCGCGCTCCGGACTGGGGGAGCTGGAGGAGCGCCTCGCCGCTCTGACGCCCCGCGAGCGCGATGTATTCCTGCCGCTGGTGCGCGGCTACACCAGCCGCGAAGTGGCCGAGCAACTGGAGATCAGCGTGAAGACCGTGGACCTGTACCGCGCGCGGGTGATGAGGCGCATGCAGGCTGGGACCCTGTCCGACCTGGTAGGCATGGCCATTGCCGCCGGACTGGTCGACCCCCTGCAACTGCGCCCCATGTAG